In Streptomyces sp. NBC_01231, the sequence CACGCCCACGGCTGCGCGCTCACCGGCGGCGACCTCTCCGGCATCCCCGAGGCGGTCGCCGCGGCAGCCGCCTCCGACCTGGCCGTGCTCGTGCTGGGCGGCAGCAGCGCCCGCACCCCGGACACCGAGTTCGCCGCCAACGGGGCGGCACGGGAAGCCGTGTCCGAGATGACCTGCGGCGAGGGCGTGGACCTCGCCGGGCTGCGGCTCGGTTCCGCCCAGTACGCGCTCATGGACGCGGTCGTCGCGACCGGCACACCGACGGCGGTGGTGCTGATCCAGGGACGCCCGCACGTCGTGCCCGACACCGCGGCGGCGCTGCTCACCGCCTGGTACCCCGGTCCGTGGGGCGGCGAGGCACTCGCCGAGGTGCTGCTGGGCATCGCGGAGCCGACCGGCCGGCTCCCCGTCTCCGTCCCGCGCTCGGCGGCCCAACTCCCCGTCTACTACAACCACAAGGACATCGAGTACGGCTCCTACGTGGACGAGAGCGCCGAGCCGCGCTACTCCTTCGGCCACGGACTGTCGTACACCAGCTTCGCGTACGGCCCGCCGCGCCTGTCGGGCCGCACGGTCGAGGTCGATGTCACCAACACCGGGGAGCGGTACGGACGTACGGTCGTGCAGGTCTATCTGAGACGCCTGATCACGTCCGTCTGGCCGCGCACCCTCGAACTGTGCGCGTTCGAGGGCGTCGGCCTCGCGCCGGGCGAGCGCCGTACGGTCACCATGACCCTCGAAGCAGACCGACCGGAGCGGGCCGACACCGTCGAGATCCGCGTCGCGGAGTCGGCCCGGGCCGCGCTGAGTGCCGTGCCCGTCGTGCTGGACCTCAGAGTTTGACGGCCCCCGACGAGACACCCTTGTAGAACCACCGCTGTGTGATCACGAACAGCACCAGCACCGGGATCACGGAGATCACCGACCCGGCCATGACCATCCGCTGGTCGTAGCCGAACGACGAGCTCTGCAACCGGGACAGGCCCAGCGTGAGCGTCATGTGGTTCTCCGAGCGCAGCACGATCAGCGGCCAGAGGAAGTCGTCCCAGGCGCTGATGAAGGTGTTGATGACGACCACCAGGATCGCGCCCCACGCGGACGGCAGGTACAGGTGCCGGAAGCGCTGCCACTCGTTCGCGCCGTCGAGCATGCCCGAGTCCTCGATCTCGCGCGGCACTGCCAGGAACGCGCCGCGCATCAGCAGGACGTTGATGGCCCCGACGAACCCGGGTAGCCACACGCCCGCCAGGCTGTCGACCAGCCCCAGGTCGCGGATGCTCAGGAACAGCGACACCATGATCGACTCGAAGGGGAACATCATCGAGGCGACCAGCACGACCCAGACCGCCTTGCGGCCCTTCCAGCCGGGCTTGGAGAGCATGTAGCCGGCCGTGGTGGAGAACACCAGCTGGCTGGTGACCGACAGAACGACCACGATCAGGCTGTTCCTGATGTACGTGGCCACCGGCACCTGGTCGAAGACCGTCCGGTAGGCCCGCAGGGTCGGGTGCTGCGGCAGCAGGGAGGCGTTCGCCCCGAAGACGTCCTCGCCGGTGCTCTTCAGCGAGGCCAGCAACTGCCAGACCAGTGGCCCGACGGTGATGCCGAGCACGAGGAACAACAGCAGGTAACGGACGATCAGTTCGCGCGGGCGGCCGTAGTCCCGCCAACGGGGCATCAGGCGGCGGCGCTTGGCCACAGCGGCGGTCGTCATGCGTCGTCCTCTTTCGTCAGGCGCTGCGCCACCAGGGTCAGCCCGAGCGTCAGCAGGAACAGGGCCACGCTGACCGCCGAGCCGTAACCGGCGTTGCCGGTGAGGGGGTCCAGGCCGACGTCCCGGATGTAGAAGGGCAGGGTGCGGTCGGCGCCGCCGGGGCCGCCGGTGGAGCTGCCGAGCATGTAGATCTCCGTGAACACCCGCAGCGAGCCGATGCCGGTGAGCGTGCCGACGAGCATCATGGCCTGCCGCACGCCGGGGACCGTGATGTGCCAGAAGCGGCGGGCCGCACCGGCGCCGTCCATGGACGCCGCCTCGTGCAGTTCCCTGGGCACGTTTCCGAGCGCGGCCAGGTAGAAGATCATGTACCAGCCCAGGCCCTTCCACAGCGTCAGGCCCATCGCGGACAGCAGGATCAGCCAGGAGTCGGACAGGAACGGGATGGCGTCCCTGATCAGATGGGCCTTCTCCAGCCAGGTGTTGACCAGCCCGTCGTCGGCCAGCAGCCACTGCCAGCTCAGACCCACGACCACGCTCGAGGCGAGCACCGGCGTGTAGAAGGCCGACCGGAAGAACCCGATGCCGGGCAGGTTCTTCTCCACCAGGACGGCAAGCAGCAGCGGCAGCAGCACCATCAGCGGTACGACGATCAGCGCGTACAGGATGCTGTTGCGGGTCGCCAGCCAGAAGTCGGAGTCGTCCAGCATCCGCGTGTAGTTGTCGAGACCGACGAAGTTCGCGGCGCCGCCGAGCGGCTTGGCGTTGGTGAACGACAGCAGGAGCGTGTTGAGGAAGGGGAACACCCCGAAGACCACCGCGCAGCCGATCGCGGGAGCGGTCCACAGCCAGGGCAGCCACCAACGGCGGTACATCGCCGCTCCGTTGGCACCGGGAGCGGGGCCGGGCAGCACCGCCCGGGAGGGTCGTCGTATGCGGGACGGGGCCGGGCCCGGCACGGAGGCCGTGGCCTCCGCACCGGGCACGGACACCGGGTTCGTGATCTGCGCCGTCACCGTCAGCCTGCCTGCTTCAGCAGCTCGTTGGCCTTCTCCTGGGCGTCCTTCACGGCCTGTTCGGGGCTCTTCTTGCCCTGCATCGCCAGCTGCACCTGGGAGACGATGGCGTTCTGCACGGCCGGGGAGAGGTTGGTCTGATAGGCCGTGGTCGTCTTCAGCTGCTCGGCGACGAGCTTGCGGGCCTCGGAGAACGGGTCGCTGCCGGTCACGTTCTGGAAGAACGGGTCGTTCAGCGAGGTCGTGGTCGTCGGGAAGATCACCACGTTCGGGTCCTTGCACCAGGCCGTCTGGTTCTCGGCGTTGGTGAGGAACTCGCCGAAGGCGAGGGCGGCGGCGGCGTGCTTGCTGGTCGAGGCGACCCCGATGTACTGCGGGGCGGCGGTGACGTGGCCGAGCTGGTCGTAGGGCTGCTGACCGACGCCGGTCTTGTCGTAGACCGACGGGCTGTTCTGCTTCACGAAGCGCACGAAGCTCGGGTTCGTCGAGCCGTAGGCGACCTTGCCCTGGCTGTACAGGGTGGAGGGGTCGTTGCTGGAGGACAGCGAGTCCTTCGGCATGGCGCCCTCCTTGTAGAGCTTCGCCATCCAGGCGACCCACTGGGTGGTCCGCGGATCGTTCGCGAACACCGCGGACTTGCCGTCGGCGGAGAGCGTCTTGATGTTCATCTGGTCGAAGTCGGCCGGTATCCGCCAGATCGGATTGGCCATCGTCGCGTAGTACTCGCCCTTGGCCGACTTGGCGACCTTCTCGTAGTCGGCGAACAGCCCGAACAGGGTCGTCGGCGGCTTCGCGGGGTCGACACCGGCCTTCTTCAGCAGATCGGTGTTGTACGTCAGCAGGATGCCGCCGGTGTACCAGGGGAAGACGGTGTGCGCCGAGGTGCCCGAGGCGTCCTTGAAGGTGCTGGACTTCCAGAACGCCGGGACGAACGGCTTGGCCGAGTCGGGGTCCTTGACGCCCAGGTTGAGCAGGTAGCCCGCCTTGGTGAGGCTGGTCGCCGTCTCGGCGTTGAGGTTGAGGACGTCCGGCAGGGTGCAGGCCTGGGCGTCGGCGACGGTGCGCTGGGTGAACGTGTTGTCGCCGGGGTCGTCGATCCACTTGACCTTGGCGTCGGGGTGGGCCTTCTCGAAGTCCTTGATCACTCCGTTGAAGAAGTCCCCGAAGTCTTTCTTCAGGTTGGTCGTCTGGAAGGTGATCTGGCCCTTGACGTCGCCGGTGAGCTTCCCCGACCCGACGTTGCCCTTGTCGACCTTGCAGCCGCCGGCGGTGGAGTCACCGCTGTCCGAACCGCCGGACAGGCCGCATCCGGCGGCGGCCAGGGACAGGGCGGCGATACAGGTCAGGGTGCGGGTCAGTCTTCTTGCGCGCATGTGGTGGGCCCTCCTGCGACCGGGCGAGTCAGGTGATGTGGCTGGTTCAATGAACCAACTTCGACTCTGGTTGATGAAAAGGTGGACCAGAATTCATCGGAGGTCAATGGTTTCCGTGTTGCTTTTCGGTTCCGTGCGAGATCAGTGCCGGTGCTCGTGGTCCGGATGCGACGGATCGCCCGGGTGCTCGTGCCCGTGCGCGTACACCACACCCGCGCGCGCCCGGTCCAGCCAGTCGAAGAAGGCCCGTCGGCCCGCCGCCCGCCGCAGCTCGCCCACGACCCCCTCGCGGACCTCCTGGTACGGCAGGAAGTCCCCCTCGGACTCCCCGCCGAAGGGGTCCACCCCGCGCCTGAGCGCCTCCGGGGTGAGGAAGCGGTCCCGGTTGCGGTCGTAGTAGTCCCGTACCGCCGCTTCGGGCACGTCCTGCCCGGCCTCCAGCTCGGCCAGCAGCAGCCGCGCCGCCGGGGAGTGGGCGAGCGCCGCCGCGACGATGCTGCCCAGGTCGGCCACGTCGGCCTCGGCCACGGCGAGCACCTCCGGCGACACCTCCGCCGGGGGTGCGAGCCCCCGGTCCGCGCAGGCCCGGCGGGCGAGTTCGTCGGTGACCACGACCTGGGTGGCCCAGCGCCGCCGCTGCCGTTCGGCACGGGCGAGGGCCTCGGGACGGGTCTCGCGGTCGCGGGGCGGGACCGCCCGCAGGAGGGCGTCCACGCGGTCCCCGCTGATCGCGGCGCCGTCCACCACGGCGGCGTACCCGGTCGGAGGGCTCATGGCGTCACCTCCAGCGTGACCGCCTCCGTGTAGGCGACCAACCCGTGCCAGGCGACCTTCGCCAGCAGCCAGTACGCCCCCGGCGGCACCGCCGACCCGTCCACCTCGATCACGCACTCCAGCTCCTGCCCGCCGTCCACCGTGAACCCCTGGCAGCCGGGCCCGACCCCCGCCCAGGTGCCCCACGACGACAGCGCCCACAACTGCCCGCTCACCGGGCCCCGGGTGGGGTTCCGCACGGTCACCGGCACCCGGGCGCGCTCGCCCCGGCGCACGGTGACCCGCTCCACGCCCAGCCGGGACACCAACGTCGGTCCGGTGTGCCCGTCGGGCACGTCCAGCGCCACGACGTCCTCGTACGTCTGCCCGTCGTGCGACAGCCGGGCCGCCAGCCAGTGCCGGCCCGGCTCGGCGTCCGGCGGCGGGGTCACCGTGACCTCGCCGAGGCTGAACCCGCCCGGGCCCAGCGCGTACGGCAGTTCGGCGGGCTCGGCCGACCAGCCGGGCGGCACCTGGAAGGTCACCGTGCCCCGCGCCGGCGCGTCGGTCAGCTCCGAGCCGACCCGGACGGTCGCGGTGACGGGAGCGGAGGCGGTCAGCGCGGCGGGGGAGAGGTAGACGGCCACGGGCAGGTTGCCGCGGGGCGCGGGCCCGGAGTTGTGCAGCCAGTAACGGGTGTGGACGGGCTGGGCGGGCTCGTGGGCCGCGACCGAGGGGCCCGGGGACGGTGCGGTGTCCACCGCGGGCGTGCCGAGGACCGTCGCCACCTCGAAGCCGGTCAGCGAGACGTCCAGCACGCCTTCCCCGTCCGGCGCCAGCGGCTCCCCGGGCCTCTCCAGTACGTCCGCCCGGGCGCCGTCCAGCCATCGCGCCGGCCCCCGCAGCCGTGCCCGCACCGGCCGCCCGTTCACCTCGTGCATCCGGACGACGACCCCGCCCTGCGGTTCGACGGGGGCCATGCTGCCCCGGGCGAGCGGGGAGCCGGCCGGTTTGAGCGCGTCGAGGAGGACCTCGCGGGCCGGCTCCAGGGTGAGCAGGGAGACGGTCCTGGGCAACACGGAGGTCGCGTCCGCGTCCCGCCGCCGGGCGGTCAGCGGATGGTTGAACTCGTGTCCCCGCGCGGGCAGTCGCAGCTCCCGCCAGTCGCCCTCGCCGGCCACGACGGCGTACTCGAAGGTGTGGGACCAGCGCTGGAGCTGGAAGGCGGAGCCGTCCGGAGCCGTGCGGCGCGGCGGGTCGATCCAGATGCCGGACGGCCAGCCGGTGCAGGACCGCATCAGCGACAGGTAGAGGTCGCCGGACGCGGTGACCACGCAGCCGGGCGTGCCCCGGTTGAGGACGGCGAAGCCGCGCCCGTCCCAGGCGTCGCCCGGAGGCAGCGCCTCGCCGCCGCCCGCCGCGGTGGCCGTGACGCTGAAGTCGTCCAGGTCGGCGATCAGCGCGTCGACCGCTTTGACGTCGTCCTCGGGCCGGGCCCCCGCCACCACGAGCAGCGGCAGCCGCTCCAGGTCGCGCAGGTCGGCCCCGGGCACCCACTCCTCGCGCAGCGAGGCGCGCGGCGCGACCCACACGGCCGCCACCCCCCGCTCGGCCAGCTGCCGTGCGAGTTCGCGTCCGGCGGCCGGGTCCCAGCCGAGGGCCTCCTCGACCACCGGGTTGCGGTCGGGGCCGCCGACGGCGATCCGGATGTCGGGGAGGTTGGAGTCGATCTCCAGGTCGCCGTAGCGGGGGCCGCCCGCAATCGTCGAGGTCGCGGTGACACCCGCGCGCACCAGGGCGGCAGCGAGCGGAGTACCGAGGTCACCGGCGGCGCCCCAGTCCGCGTACACCAGCTCCGCGACACCGATCGAACGGTGACCGAGGAACGTACCGGAGTCGTCGTGGACCGCGACCCGGGCGGTGGAGCCCAGCCCGAACCAGGTGTTGGCCGGGTTGTCCAGCGTCCACGGGAACTGCTCGCTGTCCACCTCGACGAACCCGAACCCGCGCCCGATGACGGCGTCCGCCACCTCGTGCACCGGCAGTCCGCCGCGTACGTCGGAGGGCCAGCGCACCCTGATCAGCCGGTCGGCGCCGTCGTAGCCGTCGACGGTCGTGGTGACGTCCAGGCGGTCGACGCCCGCCCACAGCGTCAGCCGCTGGGTGTACCGGAAGAGCCCGAGGTCGGCGCGGACGGTGATCCGCGATCCGGCGGGGGAGCGCTCGACCTCGACCTCGGCGCTCACGTCCCCGCTGCGGGCGGCGGTCGTGCCGGTGGGCGTGAGGTGCCAGGGGCCCTCGCCGAAGTGCGGGTGGCGCGGGTACTCCTCCTGGACGACGAGTTCGTTGCCGATGTCGCCGGGGCGCAGCAGGTCCCGGCCGCCCTCCTCGGCGAGCGCGCGCAGACCGCTGACGGCACCGCCGCGTCCGGGATCGACCGTCACCTCGTAGAACTCGTTGCGAATGGTCGTTCCCTCGCCGGGCGTCCACCCGGGCACCGATCCCTGGGCCAGGGGGAGGGCCTTGAGTCCCATGCCCGGCACCTCCGGTACGACGACCCTGAGCCGGCCGTCGTCCTCGCGGACGGCGGGCAGCGGCCGCGAGGCGTCGTCCACGGGGACCAGGCCCGGGTCCTCGACCGTGAGGACGTCCCGGCGCTGCCAGGTCGCGGAGTTGAAGACCACCAGGTCGGGGCCGCTGCCCGGGGCCACCCGGTCGGCGAGGGCCCGGGTCGCGTCGGCGTGCACGGTCTCGGCGAGGTCGTACAGCTCCCGCCAGCCGGTGAGCAGGTCGATGTAGACCTGG encodes:
- a CDS encoding carbohydrate ABC transporter permease; translation: MTTAAVAKRRRLMPRWRDYGRPRELIVRYLLLFLVLGITVGPLVWQLLASLKSTGEDVFGANASLLPQHPTLRAYRTVFDQVPVATYIRNSLIVVVLSVTSQLVFSTTAGYMLSKPGWKGRKAVWVVLVASMMFPFESIMVSLFLSIRDLGLVDSLAGVWLPGFVGAINVLLMRGAFLAVPREIEDSGMLDGANEWQRFRHLYLPSAWGAILVVVINTFISAWDDFLWPLIVLRSENHMTLTLGLSRLQSSSFGYDQRMVMAGSVISVIPVLVLFVITQRWFYKGVSSGAVKL
- a CDS encoding sugar ABC transporter permease, which gives rise to MTAQITNPVSVPGAEATASVPGPAPSRIRRPSRAVLPGPAPGANGAAMYRRWWLPWLWTAPAIGCAVVFGVFPFLNTLLLSFTNAKPLGGAANFVGLDNYTRMLDDSDFWLATRNSILYALIVVPLMVLLPLLLAVLVEKNLPGIGFFRSAFYTPVLASSVVVGLSWQWLLADDGLVNTWLEKAHLIRDAIPFLSDSWLILLSAMGLTLWKGLGWYMIFYLAALGNVPRELHEAASMDGAGAARRFWHITVPGVRQAMMLVGTLTGIGSLRVFTEIYMLGSSTGGPGGADRTLPFYIRDVGLDPLTGNAGYGSAVSVALFLLTLGLTLVAQRLTKEDDA
- a CDS encoding extracellular solute-binding protein, with amino-acid sequence MRARRLTRTLTCIAALSLAAAGCGLSGGSDSGDSTAGGCKVDKGNVGSGKLTGDVKGQITFQTTNLKKDFGDFFNGVIKDFEKAHPDAKVKWIDDPGDNTFTQRTVADAQACTLPDVLNLNAETATSLTKAGYLLNLGVKDPDSAKPFVPAFWKSSTFKDASGTSAHTVFPWYTGGILLTYNTDLLKKAGVDPAKPPTTLFGLFADYEKVAKSAKGEYYATMANPIWRIPADFDQMNIKTLSADGKSAVFANDPRTTQWVAWMAKLYKEGAMPKDSLSSSNDPSTLYSQGKVAYGSTNPSFVRFVKQNSPSVYDKTGVGQQPYDQLGHVTAAPQYIGVASTSKHAAAALAFGEFLTNAENQTAWCKDPNVVIFPTTTTSLNDPFFQNVTGSDPFSEARKLVAEQLKTTTAYQTNLSPAVQNAIVSQVQLAMQGKKSPEQAVKDAQEKANELLKQAG
- a CDS encoding peptidyl-prolyl cis-trans isomerase encodes the protein MSPPTGYAAVVDGAAISGDRVDALLRAVPPRDRETRPEALARAERQRRRWATQVVVTDELARRACADRGLAPPAEVSPEVLAVAEADVADLGSIVAAALAHSPAARLLLAELEAGQDVPEAAVRDYYDRNRDRFLTPEALRRGVDPFGGESEGDFLPYQEVREGVVGELRRAAGRRAFFDWLDRARAGVVYAHGHEHPGDPSHPDHEHRH
- a CDS encoding NEW3 domain-containing protein, with translation MRVSCVESTELFVGTTEQPRQVVAVELSHTPGRTVRLTVEGPGVHGTVDATVTEDGTLRAEIPVTADLAVGERRAITVTAADGDQLAHHTGEFVAAEPGWTMFMVSHFHYDPVWWNTQAAYTETWDVRDDPASTGLPARPFGYRGDSGMSLVRAHSDLARRDPAYTFVLAEVDYLKPYWDAFPEERAFLRELIRTGRVEVMGGTYNEPNTNLTGAEATVRNALYGDGFQRGIMGASPETAWQLDAFGHDPQFPGLMADAGVTSSSWARGPYHQWGPTMSVFGEEPRDPGRMQFPAEFEWIAPSGRGLLTAYMVNHYAAGWVIDSAPALPEAEAAALKLFKGLKKVALTRNVLLPVGGDYAPPCRWVMDIHHDWNDRYVWPRFVSAVPRDFFAAVRAQLDEEGRRASPQTRDMNPIYTGKDVSYIDTKQAQRHGEALLADAEAWATLASLVTGHPYPDAALDKAWRQLVYGAHHDAVTGSESDQVYIDLLTGWRELYDLAETVHADATRALADRVAPGSGPDLVVFNSATWQRRDVLTVEDPGLVPVDDASRPLPAVREDDGRLRVVVPEVPGMGLKALPLAQGSVPGWTPGEGTTIRNEFYEVTVDPGRGGAVSGLRALAEEGGRDLLRPGDIGNELVVQEEYPRHPHFGEGPWHLTPTGTTAARSGDVSAEVEVERSPAGSRITVRADLGLFRYTQRLTLWAGVDRLDVTTTVDGYDGADRLIRVRWPSDVRGGLPVHEVADAVIGRGFGFVEVDSEQFPWTLDNPANTWFGLGSTARVAVHDDSGTFLGHRSIGVAELVYADWGAAGDLGTPLAAALVRAGVTATSTIAGGPRYGDLEIDSNLPDIRIAVGGPDRNPVVEEALGWDPAAGRELARQLAERGVAAVWVAPRASLREEWVPGADLRDLERLPLLVVAGARPEDDVKAVDALIADLDDFSVTATAAGGGEALPPGDAWDGRGFAVLNRGTPGCVVTASGDLYLSLMRSCTGWPSGIWIDPPRRTAPDGSAFQLQRWSHTFEYAVVAGEGDWRELRLPARGHEFNHPLTARRRDADATSVLPRTVSLLTLEPAREVLLDALKPAGSPLARGSMAPVEPQGGVVVRMHEVNGRPVRARLRGPARWLDGARADVLERPGEPLAPDGEGVLDVSLTGFEVATVLGTPAVDTAPSPGPSVAAHEPAQPVHTRYWLHNSGPAPRGNLPVAVYLSPAALTASAPVTATVRVGSELTDAPARGTVTFQVPPGWSAEPAELPYALGPGGFSLGEVTVTPPPDAEPGRHWLAARLSHDGQTYEDVVALDVPDGHTGPTLVSRLGVERVTVRRGERARVPVTVRNPTRGPVSGQLWALSSWGTWAGVGPGCQGFTVDGGQELECVIEVDGSAVPPGAYWLLAKVAWHGLVAYTEAVTLEVTP